A genomic stretch from Lathyrus oleraceus cultivar Zhongwan6 chromosome 2, CAAS_Psat_ZW6_1.0, whole genome shotgun sequence includes:
- the LOC127118241 gene encoding serine/threonine-protein phosphatase PP1 isozyme 4 — protein MSAPGQAQVQAQVQGIDEAVLDDIIRRLTEVRLSRPGKQVQLSEAEIKQLCLASRDIFLQQPNLLELEAPIKICGDIHGQYSDLLRLFEYGGLPPKSNYLFLGDYVDRGKQSLETICLLLAYKIKYPENFFLLRGNHECASINRIYGFYDECKRRFNVRLWKAFTDSFNCLPVAALIDDKILCMHGGLSPDLTNLDQIRILPRPVAIPDTGLLCDLLWSDPGRDVKGWGMNDRGVSYTFGPDKVAEFLTMHDLDLICRAHQVVEDGYEFFADRQLVTIFSAPNYCGEFDNAGAMMSVDENLMCSFQILKPAEKKTKFVMSNKM, from the exons ATGAGTGCACCAGGACAAGCACAAGTTCAAGCACAAGTTCAAGGGATTGATGAAGCGGTGCTGGATGACATTATCCGCCGACTCACCGAGGTCAGATTGTCGCGTCCCGGAAAGCAAGTTCAGCTATCTGAGGCTGAGATCAAGCAACTTTGTCTTGCTTCTAGAGATATCTTCCTTCAACAACCTAATTTGCTTGAACTTGAAGCCCCTATCAAGATTTGTG GTGACATTCATGGGCAGTACAGTGATTTGTTAAGGCTCTTTGAGTATGGGGGTTTACCTCCAAAATCTAATTATCTCTTTTTAGGGGACTACGTGGATCGTGGCAAGCAGAGCTTAGAAACCATATGTCTTTTGCTTGCTTATAAAATCAAATATCCTGAAAACTTTTTCCTTCTGAGGGGAAATCACGAGTGCGCTTCCATTAATAGGATATATGGATTTTACGATGAATGTAAGCGAAGGTTTAACGTGAGGCTTTGGAAAGCCTTTACCGACTCTTTTAACTGCCTTCCCGTTGCAGCTCTCATAGATGATAAGATATTGTGCATGCATGGCGGTCTTTCCCCCGATCTCACTAATTTGGATCAAATCAGAATTCTGCCTCGTCCAGTTGCTATCCCTGACACTGGTTTGCTCTGTGATTTGCTTTGGTCTGATCCTGGTAGAGATGTGAAGGGTTGGGGCATGAACGATAGAGGAGTGTCCTACACCTTTGGTCCTGATAAAGTGGCTGAATTTTTGACAATGCATGACTTGGACCTTATTTGCCGTGCTCATCAG GTCGTAGAGGATGGATATGAATTCTTTGCAGACAGGCAACTTGTTACGATTTTTTCAGCTCCAAACTACTGTGGTGAATTTGACAATGCTGGTGCAATGATGAGTGTTGACGAAAACTTGATGTGCTCCTTCCAGATTCTTAAACCTGCAGAGAAAAAAACAAAGTTCGTGATGTCAAACAAGATGTGA
- the LOC127122025 gene encoding uncharacterized protein LOC127122025, with the protein MLDVTAEVVNWAVFRREFLRKYFPEDVHGNKEIEFLELKHGNLSITEYATRFVELAKFYPHYSETTAEFLKCIKFENGLRPEIKQAIGYQHIRRFPELVNNCRIYEDDSKARSTHYKGLSERRGKQNMNSGKRYNAPADKGKQISTDGKRSSEGGSLTPLKCHRCGELGHRVSECKSAMKKCYKCGKLGLIVSSMNGEMVIKTLVKGSMTTTSVCLTCPLLIFDKDFDIDLICLPLENLDVILRMNWLEFNHVHINCYNKSVWFITPGEEEKVVWDFLEVFPDDISDVPPEREAEFFIDLEKKLYAKLSKCEFWLKEVSFLGHVISGGGIDVDPSKVDAVLQWEALKSVAEIRSF; encoded by the exons ATGTTGGATGTTACAGCTGAAGTTGTAAATTGGGCTGTgttccgtagggaatttctgagaaagTACTTTCCTGAGGATGTTCATGGGAATAAGGAGATTGAGTTTCTGGAGCTGAAACATGGTAACTTGTCGATTACTGAGTATGCTACCAGATTTGTGGAACTTGCAAAGTTCTACCCTCATTACAGTGAAACGACTGCTGAGTTCTTGAAGTGTATCAAATTCGAGAATGGTTTGCGTCCTGAGATTAAGCAGGCGATTGGATACCAACATATCAGGAGGTTTCCAGAGTTGGTAAACAATTGTAGAATTTATGAGGATGATAGTAAGGCTCGGTCGACTCACTACAAGGGGTTGAGCGAGAGAAGAGGAAAACAAAATATGAACAGTGGGAAGCGATATAATGCTCCAGCTGATAAAGGTAAACAAATATCTACTGATGGTAAGAGGTCAAGTGAGGGAGGTTCTCTTACTCCTCTTAAGTGCCATAGGTGTGGTGAGTTGGGTCATCGTGTCAGCGAATGCAAGAGTGCTATGAAGAAGTGTTACAAGTGTGGGAA GCTAGGCCTTATTGTGTCTTCTATGAATGGAGAAATGGTTATCAAAACTCTTGTTAAGGGTTCGatgactactacttcagtttgtttgacTTGTCCTCTTTTAATCTTTGATAAGGATTTCGACATTGATCTTATTTGCTTGCCATTGGAGAATCTTGATGTTATCTTGAGGATGAACTGGTTGGAGTTCAATCATGTTCATATCAATTGTTATAACAAGTCGGTGTGGTTTATTACTCCTGGTGAGGAGGAAAAA GTAGTGTGGGATTTTCTAGAGGTGTTTCCAGATGACATTTCAGATGTACCGCCAGAGAGAGAGGCTGAGTTTTTTATTGATCTT GAGAAGAAGCTTTATGCTAAGTTGTCGAAGTGTGAATTCTGGTTGAAAGAGGTTAGCTTTCTTGGTCATGTTATTTCAGGTGGTGGTATTGATGTGGATCCATCTAAGGTAGATGCAGTTCTACAATGGGAAGCTCTGAAATCGGTGGCAGAGATTAGAAGCTTTTAG